The proteins below are encoded in one region of Pontibacter deserti:
- a CDS encoding VF530 family protein produces the protein MEEQKNNPLHGKTLERILVQLVDYYGWDELGYKININSFNNNPSINSSLKFLRKTPWARQKVEDLYIRTFAKK, from the coding sequence ATGGAAGAACAGAAAAACAACCCCCTGCACGGCAAAACGCTGGAGCGCATACTGGTACAGTTAGTTGATTATTATGGCTGGGATGAGCTGGGCTATAAGATCAATATCAACAGCTTTAACAACAACCCAAGTATAAACTCCAGCCTGAAGTTTCTGCGTAAAACCCCCTGGGCTCGCCAGAAAGTAGAAGATCTGTACATCCGCACGTTTGCCAAAAAATAA
- a CDS encoding YdcF family protein: MALMLEELIIRTLCDTLPATPSDALFLFGQTEDNQEAAFAAAKLLLQDKHTYRVLFLGTKPMSGYPGGANWKETMMALGMPEDKLELILPLPANTKLLHTGIEANSMVKHAKEQGYRKVIVTAAPFQQPRAVMAAVTAAIRLYPELQIYSLPGKPLPWQEVAVHSQGKTESTRAGLIAGEMKRIAKYTEQGDLATVQEVLDYLNRRDVAEL, translated from the coding sequence ATGGCACTTATGTTAGAAGAATTGATCATACGTACCCTTTGCGATACCTTACCGGCCACACCTTCGGATGCTCTGTTTTTATTCGGACAGACGGAAGACAACCAGGAAGCTGCCTTTGCAGCTGCTAAGTTATTATTACAGGATAAGCATACTTACAGGGTACTTTTTCTGGGAACTAAGCCTATGAGCGGTTATCCCGGCGGAGCCAACTGGAAAGAAACCATGATGGCACTAGGCATGCCAGAAGATAAACTGGAGCTCATTTTACCTTTACCTGCCAATACCAAGTTGCTGCATACTGGCATTGAAGCCAATTCTATGGTAAAGCACGCAAAGGAGCAGGGCTACAGAAAAGTGATAGTTACGGCAGCGCCTTTTCAGCAACCGCGGGCAGTAATGGCAGCAGTTACAGCAGCTATACGATTATATCCTGAATTACAGATTTATAGTTTGCCGGGCAAGCCGTTGCCGTGGCAGGAGGTTGCCGTACACTCACAAGGCAAAACTGAAAGTACGCGGGCAGGCCTTATTGCCGGTGAGATGAAGCGCATAGCTAAGTATACTGAGCAAGGCGACCTGGCAACTGTGCAGGAAGTGTTGGACTACCTGAACCGCCGCGATGTAGCAGAACTATAA
- a CDS encoding nuclear transport factor 2 family protein, with product MKLYFLPILLLMAAYTSNAQVTPKTTGIEAPATLQLQAYNNRDIDTFLKAYTDDVKIYRQPGALSYQGLDEMRKRYGQKFADTPDLHCELVNRIVSGNVVIDHERVQTDKNKPRIEAIAVYRIREGKIYEVTFIYPDPETK from the coding sequence ATGAAACTATACTTTTTACCTATACTTCTGCTTATGGCTGCCTACACTTCTAACGCACAGGTTACTCCTAAAACTACAGGCATAGAAGCACCTGCCACGCTACAATTGCAAGCTTATAACAACCGCGACATAGATACTTTTCTGAAGGCTTATACTGATGATGTGAAGATTTACCGCCAGCCGGGCGCGCTTAGTTACCAGGGCCTCGACGAGATGCGGAAACGCTACGGACAGAAATTTGCAGATACTCCTGACCTGCACTGTGAACTTGTAAACAGAATTGTATCGGGTAACGTGGTGATAGACCATGAACGTGTGCAGACCGATAAAAACAAGCCACGTATAGAAGCTATTGCCGTGTATCGCATACGGGAGGGCAAAATCTACGAAGTTACCTTTATTTACCCTGACCCTGAAACAAAGTAA
- a CDS encoding SRPBCC domain-containing protein, which produces MKDYKKYFIIPAEPELVYAALTNPLTLQAWTGEEAEMSTEPGSEFSLFEGSIVGKNLEFEEGKKIVQEWYFGEQEEPSVVTIKLHPHKYGTSAELRHTNIPNQDYNDIVEGWEEAYFGALIQFYEEE; this is translated from the coding sequence ATGAAAGACTATAAGAAATACTTTATCATCCCGGCTGAGCCCGAACTGGTGTATGCTGCCCTAACTAACCCGCTCACACTGCAAGCCTGGACCGGCGAGGAAGCCGAAATGAGCACAGAGCCCGGCTCTGAGTTCTCGTTGTTTGAAGGAAGTATAGTTGGCAAGAACCTGGAGTTTGAAGAAGGTAAAAAGATTGTGCAAGAGTGGTATTTCGGGGAGCAGGAAGAACCATCTGTTGTAACTATAAAGCTGCACCCGCACAAGTATGGCACCTCGGCTGAGCTGCGCCACACCAACATACCTAACCAGGATTATAACGACATTGTAGAAGGATGGGAAGAAGCCTACTTCGGTGCCCTGATCCAGTTTTACGAAGAAGAATAA